A region from the Verrucomicrobiota bacterium genome encodes:
- a CDS encoding TonB-dependent receptor plug domain-containing protein: protein MKQTNNHLDDWLGAMSHKGLFFVLGLLLTPLSIFAQEDDNEDDIFEISPFVVEDDSDIGYLASQTMAGGRLRTDLRNVGSSIQVVTAEFMEDIGATGIDELLQYTTSTEVAGNLGNFTGVSEGLDGQVNTGGARGNPDGTSRVRGLAAPDRTRNFYKTDIPFDTYTTERIDINRGANSFLFGLGSPAGLINNGITRANFNDSGQVEIRIGSGGKRPSVRLSGNYNKVLIEDKLAIRVAYLDDRTQNRQRPTYEDDKRYFGTVTWQPFGSPNTVIRAYFETGSIDGNAADTVGPVENLSSFFEAENYPRMSFDTVANARNFNHVEGPNNERNSRPDRNPDGLPLRDIGHGSEIENAIGVGWGLIWDGSNGRYPSGTFNGNIRGADQTNGRTTGKANQITGPNPFWKPKTFFGRTAHIWMLGHGNYSQTAGEGNAFRGLTDLEIFDFSKYNLGWDNDFYTRDFDNYNISLEQVLFNGNVGFEFGYDFQTLYRSDFNAFSNGAARITLDINRSLPIPNDLNYAESGDLSYPENPNFGRVWIETNGNFRESTFDRETARFTGFLKHSFREQLDESFLGKILGSHTITSLLDDYTEEERFVPWQLSSFADQDPGIHLGHPDAGIANNGQRNIRNIVYLGPPQLAAFTDPSFTMQDLEFGPAMFDLRGVAGMEFDHIYWDMGPDATRENTGDDLNDNGNEGFKLGNLIPNLTPHKNHRIQKTEVESVAFNSQSFLFDNLLVVNMGWRNDKVKTWLNTEAQVMGIEEIPDLSEQGWNLTSGHATFREIDSEIFGYGGVLNWPHQLIKLPSGVDIAFHYNETENFVPAATRVDQFRQPLESPSGLSKDWGVTLFLFDNKVVSRFNWYDADLKGATANLGGVFNGSIQRMFTHWGSANADIQRADANADGVIDPSFIEENREIELDEDDPGVIIGQETDEEVIARLAPNFERTIADRDAITPYLTDDLKASYNFRLNNSGTVEVQPAGGVSDTQDIQAKGFEWELTMNPTRAWRVSLNFADTETVLTNIGPRMTKLFNEFWIPIIEDFGDLDWNNPMGLNTGNTLKEQVNADVLEYLEQKAQEGTPTKEQRRYRVNFVTNYRFNEGFLQGFSVGGAARWQSDNSVGFPLIPREDGIVQPDVDNPWLNEDVYNYDLTFAYRKKITDKINWTIQLNIRNLQNLRNDDISTIRRQPNGDVARIRFDPPSQFLLTNTFRF, encoded by the coding sequence ATGAAACAAACTAACAACCACCTGGACGACTGGCTAGGAGCCATGTCACACAAAGGACTATTTTTTGTCCTTGGATTACTGCTGACTCCACTGAGCATTTTCGCTCAAGAAGATGACAATGAAGATGACATCTTTGAGATTTCGCCCTTTGTGGTTGAGGACGATTCGGATATCGGTTACCTCGCCTCTCAAACCATGGCCGGAGGCCGTCTCAGAACGGATCTCCGCAATGTGGGATCCTCCATTCAGGTGGTAACCGCTGAATTCATGGAAGATATCGGCGCCACCGGTATTGACGAACTCCTGCAATACACCACCAGCACGGAAGTCGCAGGAAACCTGGGTAATTTTACCGGAGTTAGTGAAGGCCTGGACGGTCAGGTCAATACCGGTGGAGCCCGCGGCAACCCGGACGGTACTTCCCGTGTTCGTGGTCTGGCAGCTCCCGACCGGACAAGAAACTTTTACAAAACCGACATCCCTTTCGATACTTACACTACGGAGCGTATCGATATCAATCGGGGTGCCAATTCCTTCCTTTTCGGCTTGGGGTCACCCGCCGGTTTGATCAACAACGGCATTACCCGCGCCAACTTTAATGATTCCGGGCAAGTGGAAATTCGAATTGGCAGCGGCGGCAAACGCCCCTCAGTTCGCTTGTCGGGCAATTACAATAAAGTCCTGATCGAAGACAAGTTGGCAATAAGAGTAGCATACCTGGATGACAGAACCCAGAACCGCCAGAGACCCACCTACGAAGATGACAAACGCTACTTCGGAACGGTCACCTGGCAACCATTCGGAAGCCCCAACACCGTCATTCGCGCTTATTTTGAAACCGGAAGTATCGACGGTAACGCGGCGGATACGGTTGGTCCGGTGGAAAACTTATCTAGTTTCTTTGAAGCCGAAAACTATCCCAGAATGTCGTTTGATACGGTTGCTAACGCTAGAAACTTCAACCACGTCGAAGGACCCAATAATGAGAGAAACTCCAGGCCAGACCGAAATCCGGATGGTCTTCCTCTCAGAGACATTGGCCACGGGTCAGAAATAGAAAATGCTATCGGTGTTGGTTGGGGACTTATCTGGGATGGTTCTAACGGCCGGTATCCATCTGGAACGTTTAATGGAAATATCCGTGGTGCGGATCAGACGAATGGGCGTACGACTGGGAAGGCTAATCAGATTACGGGCCCGAATCCTTTTTGGAAGCCAAAAACGTTCTTCGGAAGAACGGCCCATATCTGGATGCTCGGCCATGGTAATTACTCTCAAACCGCCGGTGAAGGGAATGCCTTCAGAGGCCTGACTGACCTCGAAATCTTTGACTTCTCCAAATACAATTTGGGTTGGGATAACGATTTTTACACCCGGGACTTTGACAACTATAACATCTCGCTCGAACAGGTACTGTTTAATGGCAATGTCGGATTTGAATTTGGCTACGACTTTCAGACCTTGTATCGTTCGGATTTCAATGCATTCAGTAATGGGGCCGCTCGCATTACCCTTGATATTAATCGTTCACTACCGATACCGAATGACCTCAATTACGCGGAATCCGGAGATCTCAGTTACCCTGAAAACCCCAACTTCGGCCGCGTCTGGATTGAAACCAATGGCAATTTCCGGGAATCCACTTTCGATCGTGAAACAGCCCGATTCACCGGTTTCTTGAAGCACAGCTTTAGAGAACAACTGGATGAGAGCTTCTTAGGCAAGATTCTGGGAAGCCACACGATAACTTCTCTTCTCGATGATTATACTGAGGAAGAGAGATTCGTTCCTTGGCAACTCTCCTCGTTTGCCGACCAGGATCCAGGCATTCATCTAGGCCATCCCGATGCGGGGATAGCAAATAACGGTCAAAGGAATATACGTAATATAGTCTATTTAGGCCCTCCACAATTGGCTGCCTTTACCGACCCAAGCTTCACGATGCAGGACCTCGAATTTGGACCGGCAATGTTCGACCTGCGGGGTGTAGCCGGCATGGAATTCGATCACATTTATTGGGACATGGGTCCTGATGCTACTCGAGAAAATACAGGCGACGATCTTAACGATAACGGCAATGAAGGATTTAAACTCGGTAACTTAATACCCAATCTCACTCCGCACAAGAATCACCGCATTCAAAAAACCGAGGTCGAATCAGTTGCGTTCAATTCACAGTCTTTCCTCTTTGACAATCTTCTGGTTGTTAACATGGGATGGCGCAACGATAAGGTTAAAACCTGGTTGAACACGGAAGCGCAAGTTATGGGAATAGAAGAAATTCCCGACCTGAGCGAACAGGGCTGGAATCTAACCAGCGGACATGCCACTTTTAGAGAGATCGATTCTGAAATCTTCGGCTACGGCGGCGTATTAAACTGGCCGCATCAATTGATCAAATTACCCAGTGGCGTGGATATCGCGTTCCACTATAATGAGACCGAGAACTTTGTTCCCGCTGCCACCCGGGTCGATCAATTCCGCCAACCACTGGAATCTCCGTCAGGTTTGAGTAAGGACTGGGGTGTCACCCTCTTCCTCTTCGATAACAAAGTGGTTTCCCGCTTCAATTGGTATGATGCAGACCTCAAGGGTGCAACCGCGAACTTAGGGGGAGTGTTTAACGGATCCATCCAACGAATGTTCACACACTGGGGTTCTGCAAACGCCGATATTCAGCGTGCCGACGCTAATGCTGACGGCGTTATCGATCCGTCATTCATCGAGGAAAATAGAGAGATAGAGTTGGATGAAGACGATCCGGGCGTGATCATTGGCCAAGAAACAGACGAGGAAGTTATCGCCCGATTAGCCCCGAACTTTGAGCGAACCATCGCCGACAGGGATGCTATAACACCCTACTTAACCGATGATCTGAAAGCTTCATACAATTTCCGCTTGAACAACTCTGGAACTGTTGAAGTACAACCCGCAGGTGGAGTGTCTGATACCCAGGATATACAAGCCAAAGGCTTTGAGTGGGAATTGACCATGAATCCAACCAGAGCCTGGCGGGTGTCCCTCAACTTCGCCGATACGGAAACCGTTCTGACAAATATCGGGCCACGGATGACCAAACTTTTTAATGAATTCTGGATTCCAATCATTGAAGATTTCGGTGACCTCGACTGGAACAATCCCATGGGACTGAACACCGGAAATACTTTAAAAGAACAAGTGAATGCGGACGTCCTGGAATACCTGGAGCAGAAAGCACAAGAGGGAACACCTACAAAGGAACAACGCCGATACCGGGTTAACTTTGTAACGAACTACCGCTTTAACGAAGGATTCCTGCAAGGATTCTCAGTTGGGGGTGCCGCCCGGTGGCAAAGTGACAACTCTGTAGGTTTTCCACTCATCCCAAGAGAGGACGGCATCGTTCAACCTGATGTGGACAATCCCTGGCTGAATGAGGATGTCTACAACTACGACCTCACATTCGCCTATAGGAAAAAGATCACCGATAAGATCAATTGGACCATTCAACTGAATATCCGGAATCTTCAAAACCTGAGGAATGACGACATCAGCACCATTCGCCGCCAACCTAATGGCGATGTAGCTCGTATTCGCTTCGATCCACCTTCTCAGTTCCTTCTGACGAATACCTTCCGCTTCTAA
- a CDS encoding tripartite tricarboxylate transporter substrate-binding protein, producing the protein MNRRAYFVGWHGLVGLLILYTAFQYLFVNSGAGDDYPQKPIQVVVPFNPGGASDTFARIFQKAVNDYDLMPQPLVIVNKAGGSSTIGINYVRDARDDGYTVLCLHEAIMTAKLTGQSRYGPESFEAVAATGEFSLMILVPNESPYYTLSEFMADAKKRPNEIILGSNLNTPTYFAYLNLEATVPGTKFRFVSAGGGANRLASLIGGHMDAAFFSVSEYISFKDNGLRPLALFDDRRDPSIPEVPTANELGFPVTSTNLHYWWFPKGTDPEIVRYFSKVLDKAMQTDYVRTRMDEFKILPRVIVGEELQEKIDQRMEYFSKFDPPRMLELPNVVAWTIGALLVFGAGIIRSCLTTPVVKSESIESIPKRFDLAWKTIALVVVYVAVMALDFISFVWATILFVLICATMLNGLQKTKVVYLLEITFLMSFGLHYVFTEIFTVSLP; encoded by the coding sequence ATGAATCGTCGGGCTTATTTTGTGGGTTGGCATGGGTTGGTTGGATTGTTGATCCTTTATACGGCGTTCCAATACCTGTTCGTGAATTCCGGTGCTGGGGACGACTATCCTCAAAAACCGATTCAGGTGGTAGTCCCGTTCAATCCAGGAGGCGCTTCCGATACCTTCGCCCGGATTTTCCAGAAGGCAGTAAATGACTACGATCTGATGCCTCAACCGCTGGTTATTGTGAACAAAGCCGGGGGCAGTTCTACTATCGGAATTAATTATGTGCGGGATGCGCGCGATGATGGCTATACGGTTCTTTGTCTTCACGAAGCCATCATGACGGCTAAACTTACCGGTCAATCGCGTTATGGCCCGGAATCATTCGAGGCTGTGGCAGCTACCGGTGAATTCTCGCTCATGATCCTGGTCCCGAATGAATCGCCTTACTACACTTTGAGCGAATTTATGGCCGATGCAAAAAAACGGCCGAACGAGATTATTCTAGGCTCTAATCTGAACACGCCCACGTATTTTGCTTATTTGAATCTTGAGGCCACGGTTCCAGGGACAAAATTCCGTTTCGTATCGGCGGGAGGTGGCGCAAATCGTTTGGCTTCTCTTATTGGCGGGCACATGGATGCTGCATTTTTTTCGGTGAGTGAGTATATTAGTTTCAAGGATAATGGGTTGAGGCCATTGGCCTTGTTTGACGATAGGCGTGACCCGAGTATCCCGGAAGTACCGACAGCCAACGAATTGGGGTTTCCTGTCACTTCCACTAATCTGCACTACTGGTGGTTCCCCAAAGGTACCGATCCTGAAATTGTCCGCTATTTTAGCAAGGTGCTGGATAAGGCGATGCAAACCGACTATGTGAGAACACGCATGGATGAGTTCAAGATTTTACCTCGAGTCATTGTGGGCGAGGAGCTTCAAGAGAAAATCGATCAGCGTATGGAATATTTTTCAAAATTCGATCCGCCCCGTATGCTCGAGTTGCCAAACGTGGTTGCTTGGACGATAGGTGCATTACTTGTTTTTGGAGCGGGAATAATAAGGAGTTGCCTTACAACTCCTGTAGTAAAATCCGAATCAATCGAATCGATTCCGAAACGCTTTGACCTGGCGTGGAAGACGATTGCCCTGGTTGTCGTTTACGTTGCAGTAATGGCATTGGATTTTATATCATTCGTTTGGGCAACGATTCTGTTTGTGTTGATCTGTGCGACGATGCTGAACGGGCTCCAAAAAACCAAAGTGGTGTATTTGTTGGAAATTACTTTTCTGATGTCCTTCGGACTTCACTATGTGTTTACCGAAATCTTTACGGTGTCTCTGCCTTGA
- a CDS encoding tripartite tricarboxylate transporter permease, with the protein MDGLAEATNFLFSLQGILLVVVGTILGIIVGAIPGLTGAMLISLTLPLTFSMNPVAAFVLLISMYVGAVSGGLITATLLRMPGTPASIMTTLDGYPMAKSGKPGRALGLGITASFVGGFVSWLFLITLSAPIALYSTRLGAFDFFALILMALVLIASVGGKSLSRSFFSAFCGILATLPGIDTATGNLRLTFGFEELNGGLKLLPVLIGLFAISQVISDIRQIEEKIEVIPIHKRGDMFFKLKDWKDQAINLLRSSVIGTWVGILPGVGANIGSVAAYSAAKSMAKAEEKDMFGKGAESAIVASESANNATIGGALIPLISLGIPGSVIDAILLGALLVHGLQPGPLLFQQNPTMVYTIMGTMIVANFFMFFFMIFAVKYLARLSMIPRGFLMPVILVFCIVGSFALSTRMFDVWTMIVFGLLGFAFEHFKIPLAPFVIGFVLAPVAEENLLTGLMASNGSFLPLVTRPIALLFVSISIVLIIVPIFRRYQSGSAS; encoded by the coding sequence ATGGACGGATTAGCCGAAGCCACCAATTTCCTTTTCAGCCTCCAGGGAATACTGCTTGTGGTGGTCGGAACCATTCTGGGGATTATTGTTGGAGCTATTCCGGGGTTGACCGGGGCGATGTTGATCTCGCTGACCTTGCCTCTGACTTTCAGCATGAATCCGGTCGCAGCATTTGTGCTTTTAATAAGCATGTATGTGGGAGCCGTGAGCGGAGGCTTGATAACCGCCACTCTGCTTCGAATGCCAGGAACGCCGGCTTCCATTATGACAACGCTGGACGGGTACCCTATGGCCAAATCCGGTAAGCCGGGTCGGGCCCTGGGATTGGGTATTACCGCATCGTTTGTTGGAGGATTCGTTTCCTGGCTCTTTCTTATTACCTTGTCCGCGCCTATCGCTCTTTATTCGACTCGGTTGGGCGCCTTTGATTTTTTTGCGCTCATCCTCATGGCTTTGGTTCTCATCGCTTCAGTCGGGGGAAAATCTCTGAGTCGATCCTTCTTTTCAGCCTTTTGTGGCATTCTTGCCACTTTGCCTGGAATTGATACTGCAACCGGCAATCTACGACTCACCTTCGGATTTGAAGAACTCAATGGAGGCCTTAAGTTACTCCCTGTTTTGATAGGGCTGTTTGCTATAAGCCAGGTAATTTCAGACATCAGACAGATCGAGGAAAAGATAGAAGTGATTCCGATACACAAACGCGGCGATATGTTTTTCAAATTGAAAGATTGGAAAGATCAAGCGATCAATCTTTTGCGATCTTCAGTCATAGGCACCTGGGTAGGAATTCTTCCCGGAGTCGGAGCGAATATAGGTTCGGTAGCTGCTTACAGCGCAGCCAAGTCCATGGCCAAAGCTGAAGAGAAAGATATGTTTGGGAAAGGTGCGGAGTCGGCAATTGTTGCTTCTGAGTCGGCCAACAATGCAACCATCGGTGGGGCTCTTATTCCGCTGATATCCTTGGGTATCCCGGGTAGTGTAATTGATGCTATTTTATTGGGTGCTTTATTGGTTCACGGTTTGCAACCGGGGCCATTGCTCTTTCAGCAAAATCCAACTATGGTCTATACGATTATGGGCACCATGATTGTGGCGAATTTCTTTATGTTTTTCTTCATGATTTTCGCCGTAAAATACCTCGCCCGCCTTTCAATGATTCCGCGTGGTTTTTTGATGCCGGTCATCCTGGTATTTTGTATTGTTGGGTCATTTGCGCTTTCCACCCGCATGTTTGATGTGTGGACCATGATCGTTTTCGGGTTACTTGGATTTGCCTTTGAGCACTTTAAGATTCCTTTGGCGCCTTTTGTGATCGGCTTCGTACTCGCTCCTGTCGCGGAAGAAAATTTGTTAACCGGTTTAATGGCC